The window CAGCCCCAGAGATCCCTCGCGTTCGATGTATCCCCGGGCGTCGAGCCCCTTGTTCGGCATGGGAACACTCTGCCTGGGCTGGGCCGCGGGTTCATGTCATTTCCAGCGGAACACGCGCGGCGGGCGGACGGAACGTGCCTCCGCGCGGACCGCGGCGACGCAGTCCCCGGCCGCGGCACCACCCGATGGGTCCCGTCCCGCGACGACAAGAAGGGCCCCACCGTGTGGCAGGGCCCTTCTTGAGAAGACGTAACGGCTGCGGTTAGCGCGAGCGCTTCGCGAGGCGCTCCACGTCCAGCAGGATGACCGCGCGGGCCTCCAGGCGGAGCCAGCCGCGGCCCGCGAAGTCGGCGAGCGCCTTGTTGACCGTCTCTCGGGAGGCGCCGACGAGCTGGGCCAGCTCCTCCTGGGTCAGGTCGTGCACGACGTGGATGCCCTCCTCGGACTGCACGCCGAAGCGGCGCGAGAGGTCCAGGAGCGCTCGGGCCACTCGGCCCGGCACGTCGGAGAAGACCAGGTCGGACATCTGGTCGTTGGTCTTGCGCAGACGCCGGGCGACGGCACGCAGCAGGGCGGCGGCCACCTCGGGCCGCGCGTTCAGCCAGGGCTGGAGGTCGCCGTGGCCGAGGCCGAGCAGCTTGACCTCGGTCAGCGCGGAGGCGGTCGCCGTGCGCGGGCCCGGGTCGAACAGCGACAGCTCGCCGATGAGCTCGCCGGGGCCGAGGACCGCCAGCATGTTCTCGCGGCCGTCGGGGGATGTGCGGTGGAGCTTCACCTTGCCCTCGGTGACCACGTACAGGCGGTCTCCGGGGTCGCCCTCGTGAAAGAGCGCGTCTCCGCGCGCGAGGGTCACCTCACTCATGGAGGCGCGGAGCTCCGCGGCCTGCTCGTCATCGAGCGCCGCGAAGAGCGGGGCGCGCCGCAGAACGTCGTCCACGAGTTCTCTCCTTGTCGACCTGCTCAGGGGATCTTGCTCCCCCGTGTGCCGGGGACCGTGTTCCCCATTTTGCCGGACGGTCCAAACAGTGTGATCAGTCACAAGTCTGCCGTACAGGTGTGTCCCACAGTGCGGCAGGGGGCCAATTGGGGGCCGATCTCCGAGGGCCGGGGCGGATGTCACTGGTGGGCTTTAGGCTGGCCGGGTGTCCAAATCGCCGGTGAGAGCACAGGCCAAGGGGGCTGGACGGGTGGTTGCACGTCGCGATTCCGCTGTGGGCGAACAGGACCCCGACGGAGCGAAGAAAACGACAAAAGCGGCAGGGGGCGGGCCGGCCAAGCGGTCGGCCGGAGCCGCCGGGAAGGCCGCGGGGGTCGCGGCCTCGGAGATGGCCGCGACCGCGAAGAAGGCTGCCGCCGTCAAGAGAGCCGCATCCGCCAGGAAGGCCGCCGCCCCGAGCCGGAAGACCGCTGCCGCGAGCAAGAAGGCGGCCGCCTCGAAGGGGGCCGCCTCGAAGGGGGCCGCCAAGAAGACCGCACCGGCGAAGGCGGTGGCCAAGAAGAGCTCGCCCGCGAAGGCGGCCGGCAGGAAGTCCACGCCTGCCGAAAAGCTCGCGCCCGCCAAGAAACCCGTACCCGCGAAGAAAGCCGTGCCCGCCGCAGTGACCCCCGCCAAACGCGCCCCCGCAAAAGCCACGCCCGCCAAAGCAGCCAAAGCGGTACCCGCCAAAGCCACCCCCACCAAAGCCACCCCCACCAAAGTCGCCCCCGCCAAGCCTCCCCGGAACGAGTCGCACACGGCTCTCGTCCGGCGGGCGCGGCGTATCAACCGTGAGCTCGCCGAGGTGTACCCGTACGCACACCCGGAGCTGGACTTCGAGAACCCCTTCCAACTGGTGGTCGCCACGGTCCTGTCGGCGCAGACGACGGACCTGAGGGTGAACCAGACGACGCCGGCCCTCTTCGGGAAGTACCCCACGCCCGAGGACCTGGCCGGGGCGAACCCGGAGGAGGTCGAGGAGATCCTCCGGCCGACCGGGTTCTTCCGGGCCAAGACCAAGTCGGTGATAGGGCTCTCCAGGGCCCTGCGGGACGACTTCGGGGGCGAGGTCCCCGGCCGCCTCGAAGACCTCGTCAAACTGCCCGGCGTGGGCCGCAAGACCGCCTTCGTGGTCCTCGGCAACGCCTTCGGCCGCCCCGGCATCACCGTGGACACCCACTTCCAGCGGCTCGTACGACGCTGGCAGTGGACCGACCGGACGGAGCCCGACAAGATCGAGGCGGCCATCGGCGGGCTCTTCCCGAAGAGCGAGTGGACGATGCTCTCGCACCACGTGATCTTCCACGGCCGCCGTATCTGCCACGCCCGCAAGCCCGCCTGCGGTGCCTGCCCGATCGCCCCGCTCTGCCCGGCGTACGGAGAGGGTGAGACGGACCCGGAGAAGGCCCAGAAGCTTCTGAAGTACGAGAAGGGCGGCTTCCCGGGCCAGCGCCTCAACCCTCCGCAGTCGTACCTCGACGCGGGCGGCATCCCCGCACCCCCGCTGGGAGCGACCATGCCAAGCGCCTCCGCGCCCAGCGCACCCGAGTCCGCCGCCTCCGCCCCCGGCGCACCCTCCTCCGCAGCCCCCGCGCCCGGTTCACCCGTGCGGGAGGTCGGATGACGGAACGATCTGTGGACCCGCGGGCGTTGAGAGCAGCAGAACGGGGGTGGCGATGACGCGCGCGAGTCGTACGCACGACATGCAGGACGGCGATCTGGTCCTGACCAAGGACGGCCTGCCGGGCTGGCTGGACCCGGTGGTGCGGGCCGTGGAGACGGTCGAGCCGCTCCAACTGAGCCGCTTCCTGCCGCCGGAGGACGGTGGCGGGCGCCAGTCGGCCGTGCTGATCCTGTTCGGTGAGGGCGAGTCCGGCCCCGAACTGCTGCTCATGGAGCGCGCGAGTTCGCTCAGGTCGCATGCCGGGCAGCCGTCCTTCCCCGGCGGCGCCCTCGACCCCGAGGACGGCGACCCGAAGGCCGACGGGCCGCTGCGGGCCGCTCTCCGCGAGGCCGAGGAGGAGACCGGGCTCGACCCCAGCGGTGTCCAGCTCTTCGGCGTGCTCCCGAAGCTCTACATCCCGGTGAGCGGCTTCGTGGTCACCCCGGTGCTCGGCTGGTGGCGCGAGCCGACACCGGTCGGCGTGGTCGATCCGGCGGAGACGGCCCGCGTCTTCACGGTCCCCGTGGCGGATCTCACGGACCCCGGCAACCGCGCGACGGCCGTGCACCCGCGCGGCCACGCAGGTCCGGCATTCCTGGTCGAATCCGCCCTGGTCTGGGGCTTCACGGCCGGAATCATCGACCGCCTCCTGCACTACGCGGGCTGGGAACGACCTTGGGACCGCGACAAGCAGGTCCCGCTCGACTGGCGCGCATGACAGGGTGGCACCCGTGCTGTGTCTTCCCGGGGGCCGTGACATGAGCGGCTGCGCCGGGTGTCCCCGGACCCCCGGCCGAGGCACGGCCACCGCAAAGTGATGAGGCGAGGCTTGAAGCAGTGAACGTGCTGGACATCCTGTTGCTGGTCGCCGCCGTGTGGTTCGCGATCGTGGGCTATCGCCAGGGGTTCGTCGTAGGCATCCTGTCGGTGATCGGATTCCTGGGCGGCGGTCTCGTCGCGGTCTACCTCCTGCCGGTCATCTGGGGCGCGGTGACGGACGACGCGGAGGTCGGCACGACCGCGGCCGTCGTCGCCGTGGTCGTCGTGATCGTCTGCGCCTCGGTCGGCCAGGCCCTCACCACCCATCTCGGCAACAAACTGCGCCGGTACATCACCTGGTCCCCGGCCCGCGCCCTGGACGCCACGGGCGGCGCCCTCGTCAACGTCGTGGCGATGCTCCTCGTCGCCTGGCTGATCGGCTCGGCCCTGGCCGGTACGACACTGCCGACGCTCGGCAAGGAGGTCCGCGGCTCCAAGGTGATGCTCGGCGTGGACCGGGCTCTGCCCAACCAGGCCGACACCTGGTTCGCCGACTTCTCCTCGGTCCTCGCGCAGAACGGCTTCCCGCAGGTCTTCAGCCCGTTCTCGAACGAGCCGATCAACGAGGTGGATCCCCCCGACCCGGCCCTCGCGAGCAGCCCGGTCGCCGCACGCGCCCAGCGCTCCATCGTCAAGGTCACCGGCACCGCCCAGAGCTGCGGCAAGGTCCTCGAAGGCACCGGCTTCGTCTTCGGCCCGCGCCGCGTGATGACCAACGCCCATGTGGTGGGCGGCGTGAACGAGCCGTACGTCCAGATAGGCGGCGAGGGCAAGCGGTACGCAGCGAAGGTCGTGCTCTACGACTGGGAGCGCGACATCGCCGTACTCGACGTGCCCGATCTGAACGCGCCCGCCCTGAAGTTCACCACCGAGGAAGCGACCAGGGGGGACGACGCGATCGTCGCGGGCTTCCCGGAGAACGGCTCGTACACGGTCAACCCGGCGCGGGTGCGCGGCCCCATCACGGCCAACGGCCCGGACATCTACCACCGGGGCACCGTGCAGCGGAAGGTCTACTCCGTGTTCGCGACCGTGCGCCAGGGCAACTCCGGCGGCCCGCTGCTCACCGCGAAGGGCGAGGTGTACGGCGTGGTGTTCGCGAAGTCCCTCGACGACGAGAACACGGGGTACGCGCTGACCGTGGACGAGGTCCAGGAGGACATCACCAAGGGTCGTACCGCCAACCAGCAGGTGGGCAGCGACAGCTGCGCGCTGTAGTCCGGGGCGCGGAGGGGCTCGGCCGGCGGTAGTCACGCGGGCGAGGTCCGAGTGTTCCGGCCGCGCGCGTCCTCAGTCGCGCGGGTGACGCAGGCGCGCCGAGACCCAGCGGGCACGGCGCTTCAGAATGTGCGGGATTCCCAGCCGAGGATCCGTGCCCTGCAGCTGCGGGGCTCCCCTCTGGTGGGAGCTCAGGCCACTGGCCGAGCGGCGGTTTCGTGCTGCGTCACTGTAGTCGTGCGTCCAGCCCATACCCCGACGTCTGCCCCTGCCCCAAGGTCGATAACCGCCCCCACGCCCCCCAATCGGCCTATGCGTCGGGCAATTGGCCGTTCGTAGAACAGGCGTTCCCGAGACGGGTGTGGCGTGTGGTGCCAGTGCCTCGCCGAACGGCCCCCGACCTGCGGCGCGATGCCCTCAGCGGTCCGGCTCGGGGTCCTTCAGCCAGTTCACCAATTCGGTGGAGAAGGCCACGGGATCCTCCTCGTGGGGAAAGTGTCCGAGCCCGTCGAACAGGCGCCAGCGGTACGGCGCTTCGACGTACTCCCCGGACCCCGCGGCACTCCGCGTGCGCATCACCGGATCGAGCGAGCCGTGCAGATGCAGCGTCGGCACCCGCACCGGCCGCTTCATCCGGCGGTTGAACTGGATACCGTCCGGACGGGCCATCGAGCGGACCATCCACCGGTAGGGCTCAAGCGAGCAGTGCGCCGTCGACGGGATCAGCATCGCCCGCCGGTACGCCTCCACGGCCTCGTCGTCCGGCAACCGCGGCCCTGACCAGTCCCGGATGAGTTCGCCGACCAGGGCCCCCTCGTCGGCGAGCAGTTGGCGCTCGGGGATCCAGGGCCGCTGGAAGCCCCAGATGTAGGAGCCGGCCGCGGTCTGCTTCATGTCCGAGAGCATCGCGGAGCGCCAGCGCCGGGGGTGCGGCATCGAGGAGACCACGAGCCGGCGGACCAGCTTGGGCCGCATCACGGCCGCGGTCCACGCCAGATAGCCGCCGAGGTCGTGGCCGACCAGCGCGGCGTCGGGCTCACCGAGGGACCGTACGACGCCGGTGATGTCGAGGGCGAGGTTCGCGGGGTCGTAGCCGCGCGGGGTGCGGTCGCTGCCGCCGATGCCCCGCAGATCCATCGCGACCGCGCGGAAGCCCGCGTCGGAGAGCGCCACCAGCTGATGCCGCCAGGTCCACCAGAACTGCGGGAAGCCGTGCAGCAGCAGGACCAGCGGCCCGTCGCCCATCTCGGCGATGTGGAAGCGCGCGCCGTTGGCCGCGACATCCCGGTGGGTCACCTGTTTCCCGCCGGGAACGTCGAGCCGTACGACCGAGGTGGGTTGCGCCGAGGATGAGGCGGGATCCGTCATGAGGACGAGCGTGCCACAGCCTTGACGGTGTCACCGACCGGGTCGGCCGCGGTCACCTGACGGGGGTGCGGCTTCACGTTCTGCAGTACGGCCGCCGATTCCTTGACCGAGGCGGCCGTCTTCTGCGGTCCCTGGCCCTTCTTGGCCTTCTTCGCGAAGACCACGCCGATCAGCGCGAGGACGCCCGCGACCACCACGTTCGCGGCGAACGACAGCAGGAAGCAGACCGCCAGGTTCCAGTCGCTCCAGGTGCGGATGCCGTACGCCAGGGCGAAGCTCAGCATGGGCAGGGAGAAGATCAGTACCGCACCGGCGGCCGCGAACGCGCCGCCGCCCACCGCTCCGCGTTTGACGTCCCGCTTGAGCTGCGCCTTCGCCAGTGCGATCTCGTCGTGCACCAGCGCGGACATCTCGGTCGTCGCCGAGGCGAACAGCTGGCCGATGCTGCGTTCGGCGCCGACCGGGCTGCCGTCGGGTGCGCTCATCGCGTTCTCCCTGTTGTCTTGTCGCCGTTGTCTGTGCTGTCCGGCGGTCTGTCGTCGTGGAGCTGTGCGCGTTTTGGGTACGTCTGGACCGTACGTGCCGGACCGGGCGTATCGGAACGTGCGTAACGGACCGTGCGTGTCAGATCATGCCGGACCGTCGTTCTCCTCGCTTGCCCCGCCCGTCACTTCGGCAAGCCTCCGGTGCTCGGCGGCCTTGCGCTCGTGGATCTCGGCCATCCGCAGGTGGTAGGCGGGGTTGTCCTGTTCGTAGATGTCGGGGATGCCGTCGAGGTCTTCGTCGCGCTCCTCGTCCTCCCACAGCCTGCGGTACTTGGCGTTGCGTATCTTCAGCAGGACGCACGACAGGACGGCCGCGATCAGGGAGCCCAGCAGGACGGCGGCCTTGACCTCGTCGGTGAGCGCCTTGTCGCCCGCGAAGGCGAGTTCCCCGATGAGCAGCGAGACGGTGAAGCCGATGCCTGCGAGCGAGGACACCGCGAAGACGTCGGGCCAGGCCAGGTCGTCGGAGAGCGAGGCCCTGGTGAAGCGGGCCGTCAGCCAGGTGCCGCCGAAGATGCCGACCGCCTTGCCGACGACCAGACCGAGCACGACACCGAGGGTCTCCGGCCGGGTGAACACATCGCCGAGCGCGCCGCCGGACACCGCGACCCCGGCGCTGAACAGCGCGAACAGCGGTACGGCGAGGCCCGCCGACAGGGGGCGTACGAGATGCTCGATGCGCTCGCCGGGCGAACGCTGCTCGCCTTCGTCCTTGTGGGTGGTGCAGCGCAGCATCAGACCCATCGCGACACCGGCGACCGTGGCGTGGATGCCGCTGTTGTACATCAGCCCCCAGATCACCAGGGCGAGCGGCACGTACACGTACCAGCCGCGTACGCCCCCGCGCAGCAGCAGCCAGAAGACGACGAGGCCGACGACGGCGCCGCCGAGCGCCGCGAAGTTCAGGTCCTCGGTGAAGAACACCGCGATGATCAGGATCGCGAAGAGGTCGTCGACGACGGCGAGCGTGAGCAGGAAGGCACGCAGGGCGCTCGGCAGCGACGTACCGATGACGGCGAGGACGGCGAGCGCGAAGGCGATGTCGGTCGCGGTCGGTACGGCCCAGCCGTCGAGCGAGCCGCCGCCGGTGACGTTGACCAGGGTGTAGACGAGCGCGGGCACGGCCATGCCGCACAGCGCGGCGACGACCGGGAGCGCGGCGGCCCGCGGGTCCCTGAGGTCACCGGCGACCAGCTCGCGCTTGAGCTCGATACCGGCGACGAAGAAGAAGACCGCGAGGAGGCCGTCGGCGGCCCAGTGCTCGATGGAGAGGTCCAGGCCGAGTGCGGCGGGTCCGACGTGGAACTCCCTGACCGACTCGTAGCTCTCCCGGATCGGGGTGTTCGCCCAGATCAGCGCGGCGATCGCGGCGGCGAGCAGGAGGACGCCGCCGACCGTCTCGGTGCGCAGCGCGTCCGCGACGAAGGTCCGCTCGGGCAGGGAGAGCCGTCCGAGGACCTTGTGGTTCTTGCCGGGCGCGGGCACGAGATCGACCTCCGGTCGGTAGGCATCACTGAGCACTTGCCGACCAGACTTCCCGGCGCACCTTTTGAGATCTCTGGGATCTCTGGGTTCTCTTTGTCGCGTTTCTCTTGTCGCGTTGTTTACGCGCTCCTCAGCCTACCCAAGATGCGGCCGGACCCATCCGGTGATCATCAGGCTAGACGCGGGAGGGGCACCCGGCGCAGGACGCGCCGGGTGCCCCTCTTCGAGCCGTACGTCAGCCCGTACGTCAGTCCTCGCTGGGCGCCGCCGGGAGCTTCGACTGGATGAGGTCCATCACCGTGGAGTCGGTGAGCGTGGTGACGTCACCGAGCTGACGGTTCTCCGCGACATCACGCAGCAGCCGGCGCATGATCTTGCCCGAACGGGTCTTGGGCAGCTCGGCCACCGGCAGGATCCGCTTCGGCTTGGCGATCGGGCCCAGCGCCTTCGAGACGTGGTCGCGCAGGTCGCCCACGAGGCTGTCGGTCTCCGACGCCGTACCGCGCAGGATCACGAAGGCCACGATCGCCTGGCCGGTCGTCTCGTCGGCCGCGCCCACGACCGCCGCCTCGGCGACCGACGGGTGCGAGACGAGCGCCGACTCGACCTCGGTGGTCGAGATGTTGTGCCCGGACACGAGCATCACGTCGTCCACCCGGCCGAGCAGCCAGATGTCGCCGTCGTCGTCCTTCTTGGCGCCGTCGCCCGCGAAGTACTTGCCCTCGAAGCGTGACCAGTACGTGTCGAGGAACCGCTGGTCGTCGCCCCAGATGGTGCGCAGCATCGACGGCCACGGCTCGGTGAGCACGAGGTAACCGCCACCGCCGTCGGGCACTTCGCGCGCCTCGTCGTCGACGACGGTCGCCGAGATCCCCGGCAGCGCGCGCTGCGCGGACCCCGGCTTGGTCTCGGTCACGCCCGGCAGCGGCGAGATCATCATCGCGCCGGTCTCGGTCTGCCACCAGGTGTCCACGATCGGCGTGCGGTCGCCGCCGATGTGCTTGCGGTACCAGATCCACGCCTCGGGGTTGATCGGCTCACCGACGGACCCCAGCACCCGCAGGCTGCTGAGATCGAACTTCGCGGGGATGTCGTCGCCCCACTTCATGAACGTACGGATGGCCGTCGGCGCCGTGTAGAGGATCGTCACGCCGTACTTCTGCACGATCTCCCAGAAGCGCCCCTGGTGCGGGGTGTCCGGCGTGCCCTCGTACATCACCTGTGTCGCGCCGTTCGCCAGCGGCCCGTACGTGATGTACGAGTGGCCGGTGACCCAGCCGATGTCGGCCGTGCACCAGTAGACGTCGGTCTCCGGCTTGAGGTCGAAGACGGCGTGGTGGGTGTACGCGGCCTGGGTGAGGTAGCCGCCGGAGGTGTGCAGGATGCCCTTCGGCTTACCCGTCGTCCCCGAGGTGTAGAGGATGAACAGCGGGTGCTCGGCGTCGAACGCCTCGGGGGTGTGCTCGGCGGACTGCCTGGCCGTGATCTCGTGCCACCAGACGTCACGGCCCTCGGTCCACGCGACGTCCTGGCCCGTACGGCGCACGACGAGCACCTTGTCCACGCCGTCGACCCGGGAGACCGCCTCGTCGACGGCCGGCTTGAGCGCGGAGGGCTTGCCTCGGCGGTAGCCGCCGTCGGAGGTGATGACCAGCTTGGCGTCGGCGTCCTGGATGCGGGTGGCGATGGCGTCGGCCGAGAAGCCGCCGAAGACCACGGAGTGCGCGGCGCCGATGCGGGCGCAGGCCAGCATCGAGACGACGGCCTCGGGGATCATCGGCAGGTAGATGGCGACCCGGTCGCCCTTCTCGACCCCGAGTTCCGTCAGGGCGTTCGCCGCGCGGGAGACCTCGTCCTTCAGCTCGGCGTAGGTGATGGCGCGGCCGTCACCCGGCTCGCCCTCGAAGTGGATGGCGACCCGGTCGCCGTTCCCCGCCTCGACGTGCCGGTCCACGCAGTTGTACGCGACGTTGAGCTTGCCGTCCTTGAACCACTTGGCGAACGGCGGGTTCGACCAGTCCAGCGTCTCGGTCGGCTCGGTGGCCCAGGTCAGCCGGCGGGCCTGCGCGGCCCAGAAGCCGAGCCTGTCAGCCTTGGCCTGCTCATACGCCTCCGCGGTGACGTTGGCGTTCGCGGCCAGGTCGGCGGGCGGCGCGAACCTGCGCTCTTCCTTCAGCAGGTTGGCCAGGCTTTCGTTGCTCACGACATCTCCCTTTCCCAGGGTGTCCGTTGTGTCCCAGGCCACAGCTCATCAGACGCGGACCCCTGGTGACAAGGGCCGTCCGGGAATTGGTTTAGACCTGTGGGCAGGATCATGTGTGCGTGCGGCTTCCCGCGGACACGGGGGGCCACACGTTCTCACGGACGGGGAAGGGCCGCGGTTCAGGCTCGCGGGCGGGAGGGGCCGGTGGCGGGGGTCCGGACGGCCCTGTGGGCGGGCGTCGAATGAACCCGCGGCGGGGCGCCGAACGGCCCCATGGCGGGGCGTCGAACGAACCCGTGGCAGGGTGCTGGACGGGCCTCCGGGAGTGGGGCCGCGGACCCTCGGGAGTGGCCTGCGGCTCCCAGGAGTGGCCTGCGGCTCCCGGGAGTGGCCCACGGACCGCCGGGAGTGGGCCCGCGGGCTTCTGGGAGTGGGCTCGCGGGCCCCGGAACGGGTGGTTCAGGCAGGTGTGTCGTGCAGTGCCGTCGCCGCGACCCGGTCGAAGACCTCGCCGTCCGGCTCCTCGTGGTGAACGCGCTCGTTGAGGAGGTACGCCTGGGCCTCGCCCACGTGGAAATACATCCCGTGCAGTTCGAGCGCGCCCTCCTTCAGCGCCCGGGCCACGGAGTCGTGCGCCCGCAGGTGCTCCAACTGCTGCACCACGTTGGTCAGACAGAGCTGCTCGACGGCGTCGGCGGGTGCGCGTCCGGCGATGCGCGTCCAGGGCCGGTCCTTGGCGGCCATCCGCTCCAGACTCGGCAGCCCGTGCCGCAGCCACCGCTTCAACGGCGTCTGCGCGCCACCCGGTTCGGTGTTCATCAGCGCCTGCATCGCCCCGCAGCCGGAGTGCCCACACACGGTGATGGACCGCACCTGCAACACCTCCACCGCGTACTCGATGGCGGCCGCGACCGAGTCGTCGGCGCTCTCCTCGCCGGGGGGCGGTACGAGATTGCCGACGTTCCGTACGACGAAGAGGTCGCCCGGGCCGCTTGAAGTGATCATCGACGTGACCAGCCGGGAGTCGGCGCAGGTCAGGAAGAGCTGGGAAGGCTGCTGCCCCTCCCGCGCGAGCCGGGCCAGCTCGCCGCGCACGAGGGGCGCGGTGTTGCGCTGGAACGAGCTGATGCCGCTGGCCAGTTGATGCCCGCTCCGACGCCCGCCCTGCGGGGCGCTCTCGGGGCGCTCGCAGTGGTGGTTGCGCCAGGGCGTCCAGGGCCGGCAGTGGCAGTGCGAGGTCTCTCCGGTGCCCCCCTGGACGTGGGGCGCGGCCAGCCGGGCCCCGGTGCGTCCGGTCAGCTCGACGGAGCCGCCCTGCGCGAGGTGCGTGCTCTGCCAGTCGTGCAGCGATTCGTACGCCGCGTGGTCCATGAAGGAGCCGTCCAGCTCGACCACGGCATCGGCGCTCTGGGGCACGAGATGCAGGGTCCGGCTGAGGCGCGGCACGGCGAGGAACGTCAACTGCCCGCGTACGCGGACGTGGTGGACGCCCGCCGAGTCCACGTCGTGGGTGATCCGGGTGCGGGTGAGCCGGTGAAGGGCGACTCCGACGGCCACGGCGACGCCCAGCAGGACGCCCTCCAGCACACCGAGGACGACGACGCCGAGGGTCGTGACCGCGTACACCAGCACCTCTCGGTGGCGGGTGACCGTGCGGATGTGGTGCAGGGACACCATCTGGATTCCGACGGCCATCACCAGGGCGGCGAGCGCCGCGAGGGGGATCAGCTCCAGGACCGGGACCATCAGCAGGGCGGCCACCACCACCCAGACGCCGTGCAGCATCGTGGAGTTCCGGCTGACCGCTCCGGCCTGCACGTTCGCCGAGCTGCGCACGGCCACGCCCGCGACGGGGAGCCCGCCGAGCGATCCGGAGACGATGTTGGCGGCGCCCTGTCCGAGGAGCTCGCGGTCGAGGTCGGAGCGCTTCTGCTGGGTCGGCCGCCCGGCCGTGAGCTTGTCCACGGCGACGGCGCCGAGAAGCGACTGGACGCTGCACACCAGCGTGACGGTGA is drawn from Streptomyces liliifuscus and contains these coding sequences:
- the nhaA gene encoding Na+/H+ antiporter NhaA, with product MLSDAYRPEVDLVPAPGKNHKVLGRLSLPERTFVADALRTETVGGVLLLAAAIAALIWANTPIRESYESVREFHVGPAALGLDLSIEHWAADGLLAVFFFVAGIELKRELVAGDLRDPRAAALPVVAALCGMAVPALVYTLVNVTGGGSLDGWAVPTATDIAFALAVLAVIGTSLPSALRAFLLTLAVVDDLFAILIIAVFFTEDLNFAALGGAVVGLVVFWLLLRGGVRGWYVYVPLALVIWGLMYNSGIHATVAGVAMGLMLRCTTHKDEGEQRSPGERIEHLVRPLSAGLAVPLFALFSAGVAVSGGALGDVFTRPETLGVVLGLVVGKAVGIFGGTWLTARFTRASLSDDLAWPDVFAVSSLAGIGFTVSLLIGELAFAGDKALTDEVKAAVLLGSLIAAVLSCVLLKIRNAKYRRLWEDEERDEDLDGIPDIYEQDNPAYHLRMAEIHERKAAEHRRLAEVTGGASEENDGPA
- a CDS encoding MarP family serine protease, with the translated sequence MNVLDILLLVAAVWFAIVGYRQGFVVGILSVIGFLGGGLVAVYLLPVIWGAVTDDAEVGTTAAVVAVVVVIVCASVGQALTTHLGNKLRRYITWSPARALDATGGALVNVVAMLLVAWLIGSALAGTTLPTLGKEVRGSKVMLGVDRALPNQADTWFADFSSVLAQNGFPQVFSPFSNEPINEVDPPDPALASSPVAARAQRSIVKVTGTAQSCGKVLEGTGFVFGPRRVMTNAHVVGGVNEPYVQIGGEGKRYAAKVVLYDWERDIAVLDVPDLNAPALKFTTEEATRGDDAIVAGFPENGSYTVNPARVRGPITANGPDIYHRGTVQRKVYSVFATVRQGNSGGPLLTAKGEVYGVVFAKSLDDENTGYALTVDEVQEDITKGRTANQQVGSDSCAL
- the nth gene encoding endonuclease III, which codes for MAATAKKAAAVKRAASARKAAAPSRKTAAASKKAAASKGAASKGAAKKTAPAKAVAKKSSPAKAAGRKSTPAEKLAPAKKPVPAKKAVPAAVTPAKRAPAKATPAKAAKAVPAKATPTKATPTKVAPAKPPRNESHTALVRRARRINRELAEVYPYAHPELDFENPFQLVVATVLSAQTTDLRVNQTTPALFGKYPTPEDLAGANPEEVEEILRPTGFFRAKTKSVIGLSRALRDDFGGEVPGRLEDLVKLPGVGRKTAFVVLGNAFGRPGITVDTHFQRLVRRWQWTDRTEPDKIEAAIGGLFPKSEWTMLSHHVIFHGRRICHARKPACGACPIAPLCPAYGEGETDPEKAQKLLKYEKGGFPGQRLNPPQSYLDAGGIPAPPLGATMPSASAPSAPESAASAPGAPSSAAPAPGSPVREVG
- the acs gene encoding acetate--CoA ligase encodes the protein MAWDTTDTLGKGDVVSNESLANLLKEERRFAPPADLAANANVTAEAYEQAKADRLGFWAAQARRLTWATEPTETLDWSNPPFAKWFKDGKLNVAYNCVDRHVEAGNGDRVAIHFEGEPGDGRAITYAELKDEVSRAANALTELGVEKGDRVAIYLPMIPEAVVSMLACARIGAAHSVVFGGFSADAIATRIQDADAKLVITSDGGYRRGKPSALKPAVDEAVSRVDGVDKVLVVRRTGQDVAWTEGRDVWWHEITARQSAEHTPEAFDAEHPLFILYTSGTTGKPKGILHTSGGYLTQAAYTHHAVFDLKPETDVYWCTADIGWVTGHSYITYGPLANGATQVMYEGTPDTPHQGRFWEIVQKYGVTILYTAPTAIRTFMKWGDDIPAKFDLSSLRVLGSVGEPINPEAWIWYRKHIGGDRTPIVDTWWQTETGAMMISPLPGVTETKPGSAQRALPGISATVVDDEAREVPDGGGGYLVLTEPWPSMLRTIWGDDQRFLDTYWSRFEGKYFAGDGAKKDDDGDIWLLGRVDDVMLVSGHNISTTEVESALVSHPSVAEAAVVGAADETTGQAIVAFVILRGTASETDSLVGDLRDHVSKALGPIAKPKRILPVAELPKTRSGKIMRRLLRDVAENRQLGDVTTLTDSTVMDLIQSKLPAAPSED
- a CDS encoding NUDIX hydrolase, with translation MTRASRTHDMQDGDLVLTKDGLPGWLDPVVRAVETVEPLQLSRFLPPEDGGGRQSAVLILFGEGESGPELLLMERASSLRSHAGQPSFPGGALDPEDGDPKADGPLRAALREAEEETGLDPSGVQLFGVLPKLYIPVSGFVVTPVLGWWREPTPVGVVDPAETARVFTVPVADLTDPGNRATAVHPRGHAGPAFLVESALVWGFTAGIIDRLLHYAGWERPWDRDKQVPLDWRA
- a CDS encoding Crp/Fnr family transcriptional regulator codes for the protein MDDVLRRAPLFAALDDEQAAELRASMSEVTLARGDALFHEGDPGDRLYVVTEGKVKLHRTSPDGRENMLAVLGPGELIGELSLFDPGPRTATASALTEVKLLGLGHGDLQPWLNARPEVAAALLRAVARRLRKTNDQMSDLVFSDVPGRVARALLDLSRRFGVQSEEGIHVVHDLTQEELAQLVGASRETVNKALADFAGRGWLRLEARAVILLDVERLAKRSR
- a CDS encoding phage holin family protein, whose protein sequence is MSAPDGSPVGAERSIGQLFASATTEMSALVHDEIALAKAQLKRDVKRGAVGGGAFAAAGAVLIFSLPMLSFALAYGIRTWSDWNLAVCFLLSFAANVVVAGVLALIGVVFAKKAKKGQGPQKTAASVKESAAVLQNVKPHPRQVTAADPVGDTVKAVARSSS
- a CDS encoding alpha/beta fold hydrolase, producing the protein MTDPASSSAQPTSVVRLDVPGGKQVTHRDVAANGARFHIAEMGDGPLVLLLHGFPQFWWTWRHQLVALSDAGFRAVAMDLRGIGGSDRTPRGYDPANLALDITGVVRSLGEPDAALVGHDLGGYLAWTAAVMRPKLVRRLVVSSMPHPRRWRSAMLSDMKQTAAGSYIWGFQRPWIPERQLLADEGALVGELIRDWSGPRLPDDEAVEAYRRAMLIPSTAHCSLEPYRWMVRSMARPDGIQFNRRMKRPVRVPTLHLHGSLDPVMRTRSAAGSGEYVEAPYRWRLFDGLGHFPHEEDPVAFSTELVNWLKDPEPDR